One stretch of Streptomyces peucetius DNA includes these proteins:
- a CDS encoding cytochrome b, whose product MLEEKAHEAARAGYIAVDRRAPVSEAGKGLMRKAFPDHWSFLLGELALYSLVVLVLTGTYLTLFFDPGMETEPYRGSYGPLQGVLVSDAYESTLHISFDVRGGLLIRQMHHWAALIFVAALGVHMLRIFFTGAFRRPREINWMVGVTLFLLALLEGFAGYSLPDDLLSGTGLRTANTIVTSIPVVGTYLNFFLWGGAFPGESILPRLYIVHVLLVPGLLIALVLVHLLLVVYLKHTQWSVPGRTNRNVVGQPMFPHFIAKSTGLSLIVAGVSAWLGAVAQINPVWNYGPYRTDHVSTDSQPDWYVGFLEGAMRLMPPWENEVAGHTIMWNVFVPAVVLPGLLFSVLYMYPYFEKWVTGDLMEHHLCDRPRDRPTRTGLGVGAVVFYAVLLLAGGNDVVALIFRVPVEALTWILRVAVIAGPVIAFMITKRICLALQAHERELMEEGEETGRVRQSVYGGISEVHQPLDAERRYRALVRDVPEPLAPPDGRAARRARLRSLLSRWYYRDRVEMPATAEQRVQITEKMNDPVVGAEEK is encoded by the coding sequence ATGCTCGAAGAGAAGGCACATGAGGCAGCCCGTGCCGGATACATCGCAGTCGACCGCCGTGCACCCGTCTCCGAGGCCGGCAAGGGACTGATGCGCAAGGCATTCCCGGACCACTGGTCGTTCCTCTTGGGCGAACTGGCCCTCTACAGCCTCGTCGTGCTGGTGCTGACAGGTACTTACCTGACGCTGTTCTTCGACCCCGGCATGGAGACGGAACCCTACCGCGGCTCCTACGGACCCCTGCAGGGCGTGCTCGTCTCGGACGCGTACGAGTCGACACTGCACATCAGCTTCGACGTGCGGGGCGGCCTGCTGATCCGGCAGATGCACCACTGGGCCGCTCTGATCTTCGTGGCCGCCCTCGGCGTTCACATGCTCCGGATCTTCTTCACCGGCGCGTTCCGCCGGCCCAGGGAGATCAACTGGATGGTGGGTGTGACGCTGTTCCTGCTCGCTCTGCTGGAGGGCTTCGCCGGCTACTCGCTGCCCGACGACCTGCTGTCCGGAACCGGCCTGCGCACCGCGAACACGATCGTCACCTCGATTCCCGTCGTCGGAACGTATTTGAACTTCTTCCTGTGGGGCGGAGCCTTCCCGGGTGAGTCCATCCTGCCGCGGCTGTACATCGTCCATGTGCTCCTCGTCCCCGGCCTTCTGATCGCCCTGGTCCTGGTCCATCTGCTGTTGGTGGTGTATCTGAAGCACACGCAGTGGTCGGTGCCCGGAAGGACGAACCGCAATGTGGTGGGGCAGCCGATGTTCCCGCACTTCATCGCCAAGTCGACCGGCCTGAGCCTGATTGTCGCCGGCGTCAGCGCCTGGCTCGGTGCGGTGGCCCAGATCAACCCCGTCTGGAACTACGGTCCCTACCGGACCGACCACGTGTCCACGGATTCACAGCCGGACTGGTACGTGGGCTTCCTCGAGGGCGCGATGCGGCTGATGCCTCCGTGGGAGAACGAGGTGGCCGGACACACGATCATGTGGAACGTCTTCGTCCCGGCGGTGGTGCTTCCCGGTCTGCTCTTCTCGGTCCTCTACATGTACCCCTACTTCGAGAAATGGGTGACCGGCGACCTGATGGAACATCACCTCTGCGACCGGCCCCGGGACCGTCCCACGCGTACCGGGCTGGGAGTGGGGGCCGTCGTCTTCTACGCCGTACTGCTCCTGGCGGGCGGCAACGACGTGGTCGCCCTGATCTTCCGCGTGCCGGTGGAGGCACTGACGTGGATCCTCAGAGTCGCGGTGATCGCCGGCCCGGTGATCGCCTTCATGATCACGAAGCGGATCTGCCTGGCACTCCAGGCGCATGAGCGGGAGCTCATGGAGGAGGGAGAGGAGACGGGCCGGGTGCGGCAGAGCGTGTACGGCGGAATCAGCGAGGTCCACCAGCCGCTCGACGCGGAGCGCCGCTACCGCGCGCTGGTGCGGGACGTTCCCGAGCCGCTGGCCCCGCCGGACGGACGGGCAGCACGGAGGGCCCGTCTCCGGAGCCTGCTGAGCCGCTGGTACTACCGGGACCGGGTGGAGATGCCGGCCACGGCCGAGCAACGGGTCCAGATCACCGAGAAGATGAACGACCCCGTCGTCGGTGCGGAGGAGAAGTAG
- a CDS encoding LacI family DNA-binding transcriptional regulator encodes MTTIVDVAQLAGVSTSTVSHVVNGTRPVADKTRERVLKAIEQSGYRQDTLARSLRRSRTDSVGLIVSDAGQPTFADMVRGVEHEAARAGYTLLLAHSGEDPAHEARSVRALAARRVDGLIVAPAARSTGAETEAVRRGGTPVVILDRLGAPGAADQVGVDNTTPMREVVEHLLAHGHRTVALAAGDLAVPTMAERHRGYMQAFGTAHAAPDPELVITGSGLAAETRALALRMLGSARRPEAVACASTETAVGVMEAAAALGLRIPQDLKLAAFDGFPQSGLFEPRVTTVVQPAFDVGTTAMALLLRRVNGDTRGEGEVVRLEPRVVYRTSCGCGPA; translated from the coding sequence GTGACCACCATCGTCGATGTGGCACAGCTCGCCGGGGTGTCCACCTCGACCGTCTCGCACGTCGTGAACGGGACCCGCCCCGTCGCGGACAAGACCCGGGAGCGAGTCCTGAAGGCCATCGAGCAGAGCGGATACCGGCAGGACACCCTCGCCCGCTCGCTGCGCCGGTCACGCACGGACTCCGTCGGTCTGATCGTCTCCGACGCCGGACAGCCCACGTTCGCCGACATGGTCCGGGGCGTCGAGCACGAGGCGGCCAGGGCCGGATACACCTTGCTGCTCGCCCACTCGGGAGAGGATCCGGCCCATGAGGCGCGTTCGGTACGGGCGCTCGCCGCCCGCCGGGTGGACGGCCTCATCGTGGCACCGGCCGCGCGGTCGACGGGTGCGGAGACGGAAGCCGTGCGGCGCGGCGGTACGCCCGTGGTGATCCTCGACCGGCTCGGCGCCCCCGGGGCGGCCGACCAGGTCGGGGTGGACAACACCACGCCGATGCGCGAGGTCGTGGAGCACCTGCTCGCCCACGGGCACCGCACCGTCGCCCTGGCCGCCGGGGACCTCGCCGTCCCCACCATGGCCGAGCGCCATCGCGGCTACATGCAGGCGTTCGGGACGGCGCACGCAGCGCCCGATCCCGAACTGGTCATCACCGGTTCGGGGCTGGCCGCGGAGACCCGTGCTCTGGCCCTGCGCATGCTCGGCAGTGCTCGGAGGCCGGAAGCGGTCGCCTGTGCCAGTACGGAAACGGCCGTGGGCGTCATGGAGGCCGCCGCGGCGCTCGGCCTGAGGATCCCGCAGGACCTCAAGCTGGCGGCCTTCGACGGATTCCCGCAGTCCGGGCTCTTCGAGCCCCGTGTCACCACCGTCGTCCAGCCGGCCTTCGACGTGGGCACCACCGCCATGGCTCTCCTGCTGCGGCGGGTGAACGGCGACACCCGCGGGGAGGGCGAGGTCGTCCGCCTCGAACCGCGCGTGGTCTACCGCACCTCGTGCGGGTGCGGCCCGGCATAG
- a CDS encoding glycoside hydrolase family 172 protein produces the protein MLSPLADLTRRKAARSARTSSWDQRGRNQDYWTTPAHSSRVLADLEGPGQITHIWMTQFCRRTLGPGLIDPLEADTVAPVMEIHNALGVNWEEPDPDYYRKVLIRITWDDEDEPAVLVPLGDFFGVGHCMPNSYQSALFTVSAKPEESLLFGGSAALNCWAPMPFGKRARIELVNENDLPIQQYFYIDYELFPEPLPEDTLYFHARWNRSNPCNGWAPDIQTNSPEVNIADVTGEDNYVILDTEGTGHYVGCNLSVHHRQGSWWGEGNDMIWIDDDFLPDGTTSWPPSLHGTGTEDYFNHAWGMQKNAYLYHGAILHEADVPGYSVNYRFHVTDPVRFEERIRVSVEHGHGNHLSDDWASTAYWYQALPSPRASVLPLEQRLPVRPADAPAPAPASRAGAVAEEIAQMRERYRARFERHMEHLAERTRLRGERSLRESEANTEQAAKVRHRYNERSRG, from the coding sequence ATGCTTTCCCCACTTGCCGATCTCACCCGCCGGAAGGCGGCGCGCAGCGCCCGTACCTCGAGCTGGGACCAGCGCGGCCGCAATCAGGACTACTGGACCACCCCGGCCCACTCCAGCCGGGTCCTCGCCGACCTCGAGGGTCCGGGCCAGATCACCCACATCTGGATGACGCAGTTCTGCCGCAGGACACTCGGGCCCGGTCTGATCGACCCGCTGGAGGCGGACACCGTCGCGCCGGTCATGGAGATACACAACGCGCTCGGCGTCAACTGGGAGGAGCCCGACCCGGACTACTACCGCAAGGTCCTGATCCGGATCACCTGGGACGACGAGGACGAGCCGGCCGTCCTGGTACCGCTCGGGGACTTCTTCGGTGTGGGCCACTGCATGCCGAACAGCTACCAGTCCGCGCTGTTCACCGTCTCGGCCAAGCCCGAGGAGTCCCTGCTGTTCGGCGGCAGCGCCGCGCTGAACTGCTGGGCACCGATGCCGTTCGGCAAGCGGGCCCGGATCGAGCTGGTGAACGAGAACGACCTGCCGATCCAGCAGTACTTCTACATCGACTACGAGCTGTTCCCCGAGCCGCTGCCCGAGGACACCCTCTACTTCCACGCCCGCTGGAACCGCAGCAACCCGTGCAACGGCTGGGCCCCGGACATCCAGACCAACAGCCCCGAGGTCAACATCGCCGATGTCACCGGCGAGGACAACTACGTCATTCTCGACACCGAGGGCACCGGCCACTACGTCGGCTGCAACCTCTCCGTCCACCACCGGCAGGGAAGCTGGTGGGGCGAGGGGAACGACATGATCTGGATCGACGACGACTTCCTCCCCGACGGGACCACCTCCTGGCCGCCGTCCCTGCACGGCACCGGGACCGAGGACTACTTCAACCACGCGTGGGGCATGCAGAAGAACGCGTACCTCTACCACGGCGCGATCCTCCACGAGGCCGACGTCCCGGGGTACTCGGTCAACTACCGCTTCCACGTGACCGATCCGGTGCGCTTCGAGGAGCGCATCAGGGTCTCCGTCGAACACGGCCACGGCAACCACCTCAGCGACGACTGGGCCTCGACCGCCTACTGGTACCAGGCGCTCCCCTCCCCGAGGGCCTCCGTCCTTCCCCTCGAGCAGCGTCTGCCCGTCCGGCCCGCCGACGCGCCGGCACCTGCCCCGGCATCCCGCGCCGGCGCGGTCGCCGAAGAGATCGCGCAGATGCGCGAGCGCTACCGGGCCCGCTTCGAGCGGCACATGGAGCACCTCGCCGAGCGCACCCGGCTGCGGGGCGAGCGCTCGCTGCGGGAGTCGGAGGCGAACACCGAGCAGGCCGCGAAGGTGCGGCACCGTTACAACGAGCGCAGCCGTGGCTGA
- a CDS encoding LacI family DNA-binding transcriptional regulator, which yields MATIVDVAQLAGVSTSTVSHVLNGTRPVRDDTRARVEEAILATGYRRDSVARAMRRSRTDSVGLVVSDVTQPAFAEMVRGVEHEAAAAGHTLLLANSGEDPARELRALHALTERRVDGLIIAPVGRSHRKEMADIQQRGTPLVLMDRLGGVRADQVGVENAAPMRDVVLHLVEHGHRRIALAGGDAAVSTVAERRQGYLEALAEAGIEADDSLVLMGSGLAAAVREQATALFTRADPPTAVVAVSTEAAVGVLEAARGLGLGTPHDFAFATFDGFPNADLFRPRISTVTQPAYEIGSTAMRILLSRLEDDTSTSYRSVRLVPEITYRESCGCPE from the coding sequence GTGGCAACAATCGTCGACGTCGCACAGCTGGCGGGAGTTTCCACGTCCACCGTGTCCCACGTCCTCAACGGAACACGTCCGGTCCGCGACGACACCCGCGCACGCGTCGAGGAGGCGATCCTGGCGACCGGATACCGGCGGGACAGCGTCGCCCGCGCGATGCGCCGGTCGCGCACCGACTCGGTCGGTCTCGTCGTGTCGGACGTGACCCAGCCCGCGTTCGCCGAGATGGTCCGGGGCGTCGAGCACGAGGCGGCCGCCGCCGGTCACACACTCCTGCTCGCCAACTCGGGAGAGGACCCGGCGCGGGAGCTGCGGGCACTGCACGCACTGACCGAGCGCAGGGTGGACGGACTGATCATCGCCCCGGTGGGCCGGTCCCATCGCAAGGAGATGGCGGACATCCAGCAGCGCGGGACCCCGCTGGTCCTGATGGACCGGCTCGGCGGGGTCCGCGCGGACCAGGTGGGCGTGGAGAACGCGGCCCCCATGCGCGACGTGGTGCTGCACCTGGTGGAGCACGGCCACCGGCGCATCGCGCTGGCGGGCGGCGACGCCGCCGTCTCGACCGTCGCCGAGCGGCGGCAGGGGTATCTGGAAGCGCTCGCCGAGGCGGGCATCGAGGCCGACGACTCTCTCGTGCTGATGGGCAGTGGTCTCGCGGCCGCCGTCCGCGAGCAGGCGACGGCGCTGTTCACGAGGGCCGACCCGCCCACGGCCGTGGTGGCCGTGAGCACGGAAGCCGCTGTCGGAGTGCTCGAGGCGGCGCGCGGCCTGGGCCTGGGAACGCCGCACGACTTCGCGTTCGCCACCTTCGACGGATTCCCCAACGCCGACCTCTTCCGGCCCCGGATCAGCACCGTCACGCAGCCCGCGTACGAGATCGGCAGTACGGCCATGCGGATCCTGCTGAGCCGCCTGGAGGACGACACGTCGACCAGCTACCGCTCCGTCCGGCTCGTGCCCGAGATCACGTACCGCGAGTCGTGCGGCTGCCCCGAATGA
- a CDS encoding site-2 protease family protein — translation MKATLSLGRPAGVRVGVHWSVLVIVVVLGLGLAGRLAEVYPGRPGWVYWLTGLAAAVVFLLSLLAHELSHAVVARRNGVEVGDITLWLLGGVARLRSESPSPGAELRIAGVGPLVSLLLAVGFGLAAGLAGIVAGAGLLVESLAWLAGINLVLAVFNALPAAPLDGGRLLRAVVWRRTGDPLRATAVATGAGKALGWVLIGTGLYLVFLGAVFSGFWLVVVGWFLTAMATAEGGRAKLRELLSGVSVRQVMSTGPVVVPASLSVREFLADPLYRYRHSAFPVVGPDQRPVGLVTVKTVTGLPEEEHDAPVTSAMIPLEDIPTARPGDPLVHLLTDLDTSPAHRALVLEDGRLVGMITSSDISRVTTWLASSAAWRFRAF, via the coding sequence GTGAAGGCGACGCTTTCCCTGGGGCGGCCGGCGGGGGTCCGGGTCGGTGTGCACTGGAGCGTCCTGGTGATCGTCGTGGTGCTCGGTCTCGGGCTGGCGGGCCGGCTTGCGGAGGTCTATCCGGGCCGGCCGGGGTGGGTGTACTGGCTGACGGGTCTCGCCGCCGCGGTGGTCTTCCTGCTGTCGTTGCTGGCCCATGAACTCAGCCATGCCGTCGTGGCCCGCCGCAACGGAGTCGAGGTCGGCGACATCACCCTCTGGCTGCTCGGCGGAGTCGCCCGGTTGCGGAGCGAGTCCCCCTCCCCGGGGGCGGAGCTGCGGATCGCCGGCGTGGGACCGCTGGTCAGTCTGCTGCTGGCCGTCGGCTTCGGTCTGGCGGCCGGGCTGGCCGGGATCGTCGCCGGAGCGGGGCTGCTGGTCGAGTCGCTGGCCTGGCTGGCGGGCATCAACCTCGTACTCGCCGTCTTCAACGCGCTGCCCGCCGCCCCGCTGGACGGTGGCCGGCTGCTGCGGGCCGTGGTCTGGCGGAGGACCGGCGATCCCCTCCGCGCCACCGCGGTGGCGACCGGCGCGGGCAAGGCCCTCGGCTGGGTCCTGATCGGAACCGGCCTGTACCTGGTGTTCCTCGGGGCCGTGTTCAGTGGGTTCTGGCTCGTCGTCGTGGGCTGGTTCCTCACCGCCATGGCGACCGCCGAGGGCGGCCGGGCGAAGCTGCGGGAGTTGCTCAGCGGCGTTTCCGTACGGCAGGTGATGAGTACCGGGCCGGTGGTCGTACCCGCCTCGCTGAGCGTCCGTGAGTTCCTCGCGGACCCGCTCTACCGCTACCGGCACTCCGCCTTCCCGGTGGTGGGCCCCGATCAGCGCCCCGTCGGCCTGGTGACGGTCAAGACCGTCACCGGCCTGCCGGAGGAAGAACATGACGCGCCCGTCACCTCGGCCATGATTCCCCTCGAGGACATTCCCACCGCGCGGCCGGGCGATCCCCTGGTGCACCTCCTCACCGACCTGGACACCAGCCCCGCGCACCGCGCTCTGGTCTTGGAGGACGGGCGGCTGGTGGGCATGATCACCAGCTCCGACATCAGCCGTGTCACGACCTGGCTGGCGTCCTCGGCCGCCTGGCGCTTCAGGGCCTTCTGA
- a CDS encoding NosD domain-containing protein, which yields MADTVYDVTTWTGATVSPYVDIGAVINQIIADIKSKQTTQTTRPGAVVYIPPGHYDLLTRVVIDIGFLQIKGAGHGFLSEAIRDESPTGSWVETLPGASHIRVKNTDGHQEAFLVSRSGAPATVGRLNSIVFQDFCIDGVSSTKPYTPGNSKTGISFQSDNDAVRIEGMGFVYLEHAIIVKGADAPSITNNFIAECGSCIELTGASQVAKITNNFLISSWGGYSIFAENAEGPHISGNTVLWACNITLHNVNRASITSNKLLSNFPSMIALLNGSSENLIASNHFRRVHGDGTSNRFDDKFGLVHIAGSGNTVTSNQFSFSVPAQNITPAGADPTIVLVKSGDNNYLAANHITSNLPAKVVLDAATTATKVLYSATTAQLDAFTSSHSMVATP from the coding sequence ATGGCAGACACCGTGTACGACGTCACGACATGGACCGGAGCGACGGTCTCCCCCTATGTGGACATCGGTGCCGTGATCAACCAGATCATCGCCGACATCAAGTCGAAGCAGACGACGCAGACCACGAGACCGGGTGCGGTCGTCTACATCCCGCCGGGCCACTACGACCTGCTGACGCGCGTCGTCATCGACATCGGCTTCCTCCAGATCAAGGGAGCCGGCCACGGCTTCCTGTCCGAAGCGATCCGCGACGAGTCGCCGACGGGCTCCTGGGTCGAGACGCTGCCGGGTGCCAGCCACATCCGGGTCAAGAACACCGACGGCCACCAGGAGGCGTTCCTCGTCAGCCGCTCCGGGGCGCCCGCCACGGTCGGCCGGCTGAACAGCATCGTCTTCCAGGACTTCTGCATCGACGGCGTGTCCTCCACGAAGCCCTACACGCCGGGCAACTCCAAGACCGGGATCTCGTTCCAGTCGGACAACGACGCGGTCCGGATCGAGGGAATGGGATTCGTGTACCTGGAGCACGCGATCATCGTGAAGGGTGCCGATGCTCCCAGCATCACCAACAACTTCATCGCCGAGTGCGGCTCCTGCATCGAGCTGACCGGAGCGTCCCAGGTCGCCAAGATCACCAACAACTTCCTCATCAGTTCCTGGGGCGGCTACTCGATCTTCGCCGAGAACGCGGAGGGACCGCACATATCCGGCAACACCGTTCTGTGGGCCTGCAACATCACGCTCCACAACGTGAACCGGGCCTCCATCACCAGCAACAAGCTGCTGAGCAACTTCCCGAGCATGATCGCGCTGCTGAACGGGAGCTCCGAAAACCTGATCGCGAGCAACCACTTCCGGCGGGTCCACGGAGACGGCACGAGCAACCGCTTCGACGACAAGTTCGGCCTGGTGCACATCGCGGGCAGCGGGAACACGGTGACCTCCAACCAGTTCTCGTTCTCCGTGCCGGCCCAGAACATCACCCCGGCAGGCGCCGACCCGACGATCGTGCTGGTCAAGAGCGGCGACAACAACTATCTGGCGGCCAACCACATCACCAGCAACCTGCCCGCCAAGGTCGTCCTCGACGCCGCCACCACGGCCACCAAGGTGCTGTACAGCGCAACGACCGCACAGCTCGACGCTTTCACGTCCAGCCACTCCATGGTGGCGACTCCCTAG
- a CDS encoding ABC transporter substrate-binding protein produces the protein MSTMTHKAGRPGSPRTLRLASSVTATVMAAAMLTACGTGPGGASGEGLITLAMHNPNIQEQDPATYELVQAFNAKNPTMKVKLLGRPMEQHQQQMTIAAQSDTLPEVFWVYDALAKTMAKNGDLLDLKPVLAEKDLETKFAPNMLKAFEQGDTQYGVPYQALITGFYYNKAILDEHGIPVPKTFDDLLAAVKKLKAAGVVPMAQGANNSSFSVWAFLTMLDRFGYEEKYQAILDKKQSYDNADFLRLYKHVEELADAGAFPPNMSTQTYTQAVASFTAGQAAFLDSGVWEAAKIQQSLVGKDVGFWAGPTFSDGVGNQNLVMNAPSAPLVASAAVKKDPEKYEAVKKFLQFYYSDEGQQILVDNAQPPVTTYVPAVDRSKSPVFWAVLEEAARPELSSPAAQPDLVVPAKTANAMYDSFYGVMSGAMKPGEAVQLVQRTLK, from the coding sequence ATGTCAACGATGACACACAAGGCCGGAAGGCCGGGCTCGCCGCGGACCCTGCGCCTCGCGAGCAGTGTCACAGCGACGGTCATGGCGGCCGCGATGCTGACGGCCTGCGGGACCGGCCCCGGGGGAGCGTCCGGCGAGGGGCTGATCACCCTCGCGATGCACAACCCCAACATCCAGGAGCAGGACCCCGCGACGTACGAGCTCGTCCAGGCGTTCAACGCGAAGAACCCGACGATGAAGGTCAAGCTCCTCGGGCGCCCGATGGAACAGCATCAGCAGCAGATGACGATCGCCGCGCAGAGCGACACGCTCCCCGAAGTGTTCTGGGTCTACGACGCTCTGGCGAAGACCATGGCGAAGAACGGCGACCTGCTCGACCTGAAGCCGGTCCTGGCGGAGAAGGACCTGGAGACCAAGTTCGCGCCCAACATGCTCAAAGCCTTCGAACAGGGCGACACCCAGTACGGAGTTCCCTACCAGGCACTGATCACGGGCTTCTACTACAACAAGGCCATCCTGGACGAGCACGGCATCCCGGTCCCGAAGACGTTCGACGACCTGCTCGCCGCCGTCAAGAAGCTGAAGGCCGCGGGCGTCGTGCCCATGGCACAGGGCGCGAACAACTCCTCGTTCAGCGTCTGGGCGTTCCTCACGATGCTGGACCGCTTCGGCTACGAGGAGAAGTACCAGGCCATCCTGGACAAGAAGCAGAGCTACGACAACGCCGACTTCCTGCGCCTCTACAAGCATGTCGAGGAGCTCGCCGACGCCGGGGCCTTCCCGCCCAACATGTCGACGCAGACCTACACACAGGCCGTCGCCTCTTTCACCGCCGGCCAGGCGGCCTTCCTCGACTCCGGTGTCTGGGAAGCCGCGAAGATCCAGCAGAGCCTCGTCGGCAAGGACGTCGGCTTCTGGGCCGGCCCCACCTTCTCCGACGGCGTCGGCAACCAGAACCTGGTGATGAACGCTCCCTCCGCACCGCTCGTCGCCTCCGCCGCGGTGAAGAAGGACCCCGAGAAGTACGAGGCCGTCAAGAAGTTCCTGCAGTTCTACTACAGCGACGAGGGCCAGCAGATCCTGGTCGACAACGCACAGCCGCCCGTCACGACGTACGTCCCGGCCGTGGACAGGAGCAAGTCCCCGGTGTTCTGGGCCGTGCTGGAGGAGGCGGCCAGGCCCGAGCTCTCGAGCCCCGCGGCCCAACCCGACCTGGTCGTCCCCGCGAAGACGGCCAACGCGATGTACGACAGCTTCTACGGGGTCATGTCGGGCGCGATGAAGCCCGGGGAAGCTGTGCAGCTGGTCCAGCGGACCCTCAAGTAG
- a CDS encoding carbohydrate ABC transporter permease, with the protein MKTTSTRNTASQAEHRPARSPRRGRVIASAVAYLVTFVILLPLLWITLLSFQTNENILANPFSLSGLGLTNYRQALETLDLMLMYKNTLILAVFSVTIGLAVSYMAAFALTRMVFRGGRRGVQNTMKYYFLAGLAIPVYILLFPVYRLDIALGLFGTHAALILPYIAVSIPFNILLLTGFLREFPEEIEQAAIIDGVGLWSMAWHVVFPLMRPVVATLAILNVIYVWNEFPFAVTLINDPELTTISLGISQFQGVYSVNYGAMMASAVLVLVPQLVIYAVFQRQVISGMTAGAIR; encoded by the coding sequence GTGAAGACGACCAGCACCCGGAACACAGCGTCGCAGGCCGAGCACCGCCCGGCCCGGTCTCCGCGTCGCGGCCGCGTCATCGCCTCGGCCGTCGCGTACCTCGTCACCTTCGTGATCCTGCTGCCGCTCCTGTGGATCACGCTGCTGTCCTTCCAGACGAACGAGAACATCCTGGCGAACCCGTTCTCGCTGTCCGGCCTCGGCCTGACCAACTACCGGCAGGCCCTGGAAACCCTCGACCTGATGCTCATGTACAAGAACACGCTGATCCTGGCGGTGTTTTCCGTGACCATCGGCCTGGCCGTGTCCTACATGGCCGCCTTCGCGCTGACCCGGATGGTCTTCCGCGGCGGCAGGCGCGGCGTGCAGAACACCATGAAGTACTACTTCCTCGCCGGCCTCGCGATACCCGTCTACATCCTGCTCTTCCCGGTCTACCGACTGGACATCGCGCTGGGCCTGTTCGGTACGCACGCCGCGCTGATCCTGCCCTACATCGCCGTCTCGATCCCCTTCAACATCCTGCTTCTCACGGGATTCCTCCGGGAGTTCCCGGAGGAGATCGAGCAGGCGGCGATCATCGACGGGGTGGGGCTCTGGTCGATGGCCTGGCACGTCGTGTTCCCCCTGATGCGCCCGGTCGTGGCCACCCTTGCGATTCTCAACGTGATCTACGTCTGGAACGAGTTCCCGTTCGCCGTGACGCTGATCAACGATCCGGAGCTGACGACGATCTCGCTGGGAATCTCCCAGTTCCAGGGCGTCTACAGCGTCAACTACGGGGCCATGATGGCGTCCGCCGTCCTCGTGCTCGTCCCGCAGCTGGTGATCTACGCGGTCTTCCAGCGACAGGTCATCTCCGGCATGACGGCGGGCGCGATCCGCTGA
- a CDS encoding carbohydrate ABC transporter permease, whose product MNWLTTRRSFTLMIAPALLLYTGYMVYPILYSLYYSFTSYDGVSPATFTGLDNYRAMANDTVFTTSVQNTGIILGIAVTLLVPLAFLMAVLLSGNVKGSAILRPLVFAPAIVAPILVGLIWIFILDPKIGLLNALLQAVGIAVQPQWIGGSTLSPYSIAFVYLWQQIGFIVTILYAAIRMLPRDVMEASTLDGASRFQQLRYITVPMLRQSFGICTALVVTGVFKIFELVYALTGGGPVHLSEVMVSYMYYVTFTTLQYSYGMALAVVVFVIGVLATVATLFGVKRRAAA is encoded by the coding sequence ATGAACTGGCTCACCACACGCCGCAGCTTCACCCTGATGATCGCGCCGGCGTTGCTCCTCTACACGGGGTACATGGTCTACCCGATCCTGTACTCCCTCTACTACAGCTTCACCAGCTACGACGGTGTCTCACCGGCGACGTTCACCGGTCTCGACAACTACCGCGCGATGGCGAACGACACGGTGTTCACGACGTCGGTCCAGAACACCGGCATCATCCTCGGCATCGCGGTGACCCTTCTGGTGCCGCTGGCGTTCCTCATGGCCGTCCTGCTCAGCGGCAACGTCAAGGGAAGCGCGATCCTCAGGCCGCTCGTCTTCGCGCCGGCGATCGTCGCACCGATTCTCGTCGGGCTGATCTGGATCTTCATACTCGACCCGAAGATAGGCCTGCTCAACGCGCTGCTGCAGGCCGTCGGCATCGCCGTCCAGCCGCAGTGGATCGGGGGCAGCACGCTCAGCCCCTACTCGATCGCGTTCGTCTACCTCTGGCAGCAGATCGGATTCATCGTCACCATCCTCTACGCCGCGATCCGCATGCTGCCCCGCGACGTGATGGAGGCCAGCACCCTCGACGGCGCCTCGCGCTTCCAGCAGCTCCGGTACATCACCGTGCCGATGCTCCGGCAGTCGTTCGGGATCTGCACGGCCCTGGTCGTGACCGGCGTCTTCAAGATCTTCGAGCTGGTCTACGCACTGACCGGCGGCGGCCCGGTGCACCTCTCGGAAGTGATGGTCAGTTACATGTACTACGTCACCTTCACCACCCTGCAGTACAGCTACGGCATGGCGCTGGCCGTCGTGGTCTTCGTGATCGGCGTCCTCGCCACCGTCGCCACGCTGTTCGGCGTCAAGAGGAGGGCGGCGGCGTGA